The following coding sequences lie in one Lolium perenne isolate Kyuss_39 chromosome 2, Kyuss_2.0, whole genome shotgun sequence genomic window:
- the LOC127335212 gene encoding ras-related protein Rab-2-B-like produces MSYAYLFKYIIIGDTGVGKSCLLLQFTDKRFQPVHDLTIGVEFGARMITIDNKPIKLQIWDTAGQESFRSITRSYYRGAAGALLVYDITRRETFNHLASWLEDARQHANANMTIMLVGNKCDLSHRRAVSFEEGEQFAKENGLLFMEASAKTAQNVEEGFVKTAGAIYKKIQDGVFDVSNESFGIKVGHDTSGQSRGAGGSSSQGGGCCS; encoded by the exons ATGTCGTACGCCTACCTCTTCAAGTACATCATCATCGGCGACACAG GTGTCGGCAAGTCGTGCCTGCTGCTGCAGTTCACCGACAAGCGCTTCCAGCCGGTCCATGACCTCACCATCGGCGTCGAGTTCGGCGCCCGGATGATCACCATCGACAACAAGCCCATCAAGCTCCAGATTTGGGACACG GCTGGCCAGGAGTCGTTCAGATCGATTACTAGATCATACTACAGGGGAGCTGCCGGTGCTCTCTTGGTTTATGACATCACCAg GAGGGAAACCTTCAATCATCTCGCGAGCTGGCTGGAGGATGCAAGGCAACATGCCAACGCTAACATGACAATTATGCTTGTTGGAAACAAATGCGATCTGTCTCATAGGCGTGCCGTGAGCTTTGAGGAAGGTGAGCAGTTCGCCAAGGAGAACGGTCTGCTCTTTATGGAGGCATCTGCAAAAACTGCGCAGAATGTCGAGGAG GGTTTCGTCAAGACTGCCGGAGCTATATACAAGAAAATTCAAGATGGTGTCTTTGATGTATCTAATGAG TCCTTTGGAATCAAGGTTGGCCATGATACCTCTGGCCAATCTAGGGGTGCTGGTGGCTCATCTTCCCAAGGCGGTGGCTGCTGCAGCTAA
- the LOC127335213 gene encoding small nuclear ribonucleoprotein SmD1a translates to MKLVRFLMKLNNETVTIELKNGTTVNGTITGVDISMNTHLKTVKLTLKGKNHVTLDHISVRGNNIRYYILPDSLNLETLLVEDTPRVKAKKPTTGKPMGRGRGRGRGRGRGRGR, encoded by the exons ATGAAGCTCGTCAG GTTCTTGATGAAGCTGAACAACGAGACGGTCACCATCGAGCTGAAGAACGGCACCACCGTCAACGGCACCATCACCG GTGTTGACATAAGCATGAATACTCATCTGAAGACTGTAAAGCTTACGTTGAAAGGGAAGAATCATGTAACCCTTGATCATATCAGTGTGAGAGGAAACAACATTCGGTATTACATCCTCCCTGACAGCTTAAACCTGGAAACGTTGCTGGTTGAGGATACACCCAGGGTCAAGGCTAAGAAGCCAACTACAG GGAAGCCTATGGGCCGTGGTCGTGGACGCGGCCGTGGGCGTGGTCGGGGCCGTGGGCGCTGA